The Actinomadura graeca nucleotide sequence TCCCGTACGCCCTGCGGACGGGGCACCCGACCCGCGCCGCCGCCGCGCGGGCGTCGTCGGCGGCGAGCGGCCCCCCGGCGGCGACGACCGTGCGCAGGGAACCCAGGTCGAAGTGGGTGGCGCCGCGTTCACGGGCGAGCGCCTCGACAAGCGCCGGCGGCAGCACGGCCACCGTCGCCCGATGGTCCTGGACGGCGCGCAGCAGGTCGTGGCGGCCCGCGTCCGGCAGGGCGACGACGGTGGCACCGAGCCGCAGCACCGGGTTGAGGACGCCGTTCAACCCGAGCGCGCCTGTGAACGGCAGCGCGGTCAGCACGGTGTCGGCGCCACCGATCAGCCCCGCGTCGGCCACGCGGACCAGCCCCGCGACGACCTCCGCGTGCGTCAGCCGCACCAGACGCGGGGGCCCGCCCCCCACGCCGACGGCCAGGGCGGTGTCGCGTGCGGGATCGGCCCGCACCTCCGGCGCGGCGGCCCGGCCGCCCGCCCGGCCGCCGAGCCCGAGCACCCTCTCCACCCCCGCCGCCTTGACCGCCCTCAGGAACCGGCCGCTTGGCGCCGCCCCCGCGATCACCGTCCGCACCCGCGCGGCGTCCAGCAGCCCGGCCGGATCCGAGGCGCGAAGCGGCAGCGGCACCGCACCCGCCGCCAGCACCGCGTGCAGGGCGATGGCGAACTCGGGGCCGTCCGCCAGGTGCAGTCCCACCACATCACCCGGCTCGACCCCCTCCCCCGCCAGCGCCGCCGACGCCGGCGCCACCTCCGCGGCGAGCGCCGCATGGGTGATGGAACGCCCGGACACCGCGTCCACCACCGCGCGCCGCTTTCCGTGAACAGCGCGTCCGGGACGCAGAACCGCCTCCGTCACCGTCACCGCGGGATAGGCCGCACCGGAATCGTGAGAGATCATTGCGCTGACGCTAGATCCGCCACCCGTTCAAGACATGCTCCGAACCAAGCAACCAACGTCGTATCCGCGACCCGCCCCCTGCGTACACACCAGATCAGCCCCGGCGAGGGTGGGGCGGCGTCTCAGGAGTCGTTCGCCCGGTCGTTGCCCACCGCCCAGACGGCTATCTGAGCGCGCGAGGCGAAACCCAGCTTGGTGAGAATATTCGTGACATGCCGCGCGACGGTCGCAGGACTGATCACCAGCTCGTCCGCGATCCCGCGATTGCTAAGACCCCGCGCCACCAGCCTGACAACCTGCCACTCGCGAGGGATGAGAACCCCGTTCCCGGCGTGGGTGGGGCGGCGTCTCAGGAGTCGCTCGCCCGGTCGTTCCCAACAGCCCAAACGGCTATCTGAGCGCGCGAGGCGAAACCCAGCTTGGTGAGAATATTCGTGACATGCCGCGCGACGGTCGCAGGACTGATCACCAGCTCATCCGCGATCCCGCGATTGCTAAGACCCCGCGCCACCAGTGCGACGACCTCCTGCTCGCGGGGGGTGAGGAATCCCGTTCCCGGCCTGGCCGGTGGCACGGAGGGGGGTTGCTTGGACGGGGTCGGCTCGCGTGGAGGCGGCACCTTCGGGGCACTGGAAGCGGCGTCGGTGCTGGGCCGGGCCGGTGGCCCCCCAGGCGGGAAGGCAGCGTCACCCGCGGGCTCGGGCGGTGGCGCCCCGCGCGGGAGGGTGGCGTCTGTGGTGGGTCGGGTCGGTGGTGTTCCTGGCGGGAGGGTGGTGTCGCTTGCGGGGGGCAACTGGCCTCCCGGACTTTGTTGGGGGGCGGGGTTGAGGGCGTAGGCGGCCGCGTCGTCGGCGGGCATGGCGCGGCCTTCGGCCCAGAACTGGGTGACTAGGGGATCGCCCAGCGTGCGGCGGATCGGGGCGAGGGTGCGTTCCTGGCGGGCGCCCGCGCCGGGGTGGCGGCCGGCGGCCTCGCGGAGGGCGGACGCGGCTCCGGCCAGCAGGACCGCGCCGCGGGCGTCGCCCTCGTGGGCGAGGAGGCCGGTGAACGCGTCCAGTGCGCGGGCCACGTCCAGCCGGATGCCGGACGAGCGGCTCAGCGTGAGGCTCTGCGCCAGGGCTTCGCGCGCGCCCGGGGCGTCCCCGCGTTCCAGGGCGACGCGGCCGAGGCCCGCCAGGGCGCGGGCCATCTCCGGGCGGGCGCCGATCTCGGCGAGGATCGGGAGGACCTCGGCGTAGTGGCCGCGGGCGGCGTCGTGGTCGCCGCGCAGCTCCGCCAGGCGGCCGAGGCCGATCATGGCGTGCGAGGCGCCCCAGAGCTGACCGATGTCCCGCATGATCGCGGCGGCCGCGGCGAGGCGGTCGCGGGCCTCGCGGAGGCGCGACCCGCGGATCAGCAGGTAGCCGCGGGTGGCGAGGGCGTAGGCGCGGTTCCATTCCTGGCCGGGTGCGGCGGCGATGGCGTCGGCCTCGTCGAGCCGGGCGACGGCGTCGGCCGTGCGGCCCGCGCGGGTGAGCGCCTCGGCGATCGTGATCAGCGAGGACGCGGTCATGAAGTCGTCGCCGGACGCGCGGCAGGGGCCGAGCGCCTCCTCGGCGTACCGCTGCGCCTGCGTGAAGTCGCGGACGCCGGCGGCGAGCTGCGCCCGCCCGGCGAGTCCGGCGCCGAGGACGCCGGCGGGGAGCGCCGGGCCCCGGGCCAGGAACCTGTCGGTCCACTCGGCCCATTCGGCGACCCGGCCCCGGACGATCCAGTACGACCGCAGCGCGGTGCAGATCCGCAGGCCTTCCTCGATGTCGCCGCGTTCCAGCGACCAGGAGAGCGCGGCGCGGACGTTGCCGAGCTCCGCGTCGTACAGGCGGAAGAGCGCGACCCGCTCCTGCCAGGATCCGGGGATCTCCGCGACGGCGATCTCGCCGTGCCGTTCGGCGGCCTCCAGGACCGCGTCGCGGTGCCGGAGCCGGAATTGCGCGTCCTCCCCCGCCGCTTCCAGCCGCTCGGCCGCGTACTCGCGGATGCTGTCGAGCAGCCGGAACCGGACCTCGCCCGCGGCCTCCCCCGTGACGGTGACGAGGGACTTGTCGACCAGGGCGGTGAGGAGGTCGAGGACCTCGCCGGTGTCGAGGACGTCGTCGCCGCAGACCTGCTCGGCCTGGTCGAGGGTCCAGCCCGCGAAGACCGACAGGCGGCGCAGCAGCGTCCTCTCCGGGCCGTCGAGGAGGTCGTGGCTCCAGTCGATCGCGGCGCGCAGCGTGCGCTGGCGGATCGGGGCCGACCGGTCGCCCGCGCTCAGCAGCCGGAAACGGTCGGCGAGGCGCCGCGCGATCTGCTCGACCGACAGGACGCGCACGCGGGCGGCTGCCAGCTCCAGAGCCAGCGGCACGCCGTCCAGGGCCCGGGTGACCTCCTCGACGGCGCGCGTGCGGTCGAATCCCGGGCGCGCGGCCCGGGCCCGCTCGACGAACAGGCGGGCCGCCTCGTCCGGTTCCAGGGGCGGCACCCGCCAGACGTTCTCGCAGGGCAGCCGCAGCGGCTCGCGGCTGGTGGCGAGGACGCGGAGCCGGCGGCAGCGCGCGAGCAGCATCCCGGTCAGGGCGGCGCACTCGTCGACGACGTGCTCGCAGTTGTCCAGGACGAGCAGCACCGACGGCCCGTCCAGGGCGTCCATGAGCGTCTCCGCGAGCGGGCGGTCGTCCTCCTCGGCGATGTCCAGGACGGCGGCGACGCGCCGGGCGATCGGCTCGGGCGTCCCGTCGGGACGGACGTCGGCCAGCTCCACGAACCACACGCCCTCGGGGTGGACGGAGACCATCGCGTGGGCGACGTGCAGCGCCAGCCTGGTCTTGCCGATGCCGCCGGGGCCGCAGAGGGTGACGGCCCGCATGTCCTCCAGCAGACGGCGGAGGTCGCCCACGTCGCGGTCGCGGCCGACGAACGCGTTGGGTTCGGCCGGGAGGTTGGTCCTCGCGGGAGTGTTCAGCGTCGTCATGCTCCCTGCCGTGTCCGAAGGGCCCGGCCTGGTGCGTTCGTATCCGGGTGCACCTCGCGGGGCCTGCGACGTCCCGTATGGCTCTCGAGCGTGAGTGTCGCATCGCTGTGCGTGTCGCGTCCGCCGTTTGGCGGTGTTCGGTCGCCGGTCCGCGCCCGCCGATTCCCCTCCGGCGGCCACGGGGCCGTACCGTAGTGCGCCGTGTCCCCCACCTCCGAGAACGGCTCCGGTGCGGCCGCCAGCCTGGACGACGCGCTGGTCGGCGAGGCGGTGCTGGGCGTGTACCGGCAGATGTTCGCGGCGCTGGCCCGCGACAGCGGCGCCGTCGTGGACGATCCCGAGCTGGTGGACGTCGCCGAGACGCTGCTCGCCGCGTTCGCGGACGCGGGCGAGGAGGGGCTGGGCCGCGAGCAGATGCGGTACGTGTGCCGCCGCTATCCACCCGAGGTGTTCGAGAACCGGCTGCGGGTGCTGAAGGGGCTCGGCGCGGTCCGCGAGGTGTTCCCGAAGCCGAACCAGCTGCGCTACCGGGCGTCGTTCACCAGCGTGGTCGGGCTCATGTTCGTCCGGCGGATGATGCTGGACGGCGGGCAGAGCGAGATGCACCGGCTCCTGGCGCTGGAGCAGCTCAACGTGGCCGACCCGCGCATGACGCCGGAGCAGGCGCGCGACGGGGCGGACGGCCTCGCCCGCGCGTTCCGGCTGTGGAGCGTCGAGCTGGTCACCCTGGCCAACGGGACGATCGAGGAGCTGCGCGAGCAGGCGCCGAAGCTGTGGGGCACCGAGGAGATCCTGGTGCGCGCCGAGCGGCTGCACGGCGCGATCCTGCGCCGCTGGCCGCAGCTCGACCGCACCTGCACCGATCTGCGCGCCGCGATCTACTCCTACGGCGACGCGTCCCGCAGGGCGGCGGCGCGGCTGTCGGACTCGGCGGGCACGACCCGCAACCTGACCCTCCTGCCGCCGGAGACGTGGCGCACGTTCGCGCGCACCGCCTCCCGCGAGGACCTCGCGGCCGTGCTGGAGGGGTTCGTGTTCGACGCGGCGGCGCCCTGGCACGAGCCGTCGGCGGTGGTGACGGCCGTCGAGGACGGCCCGCGCGCCACCCCTGCCCGGCCCGCACCGCCGCGTCCGTCCGTCCCCGACTCGGGGCTGTCGGACGACGCCGGCTCGGACGGCGCCGCCATGGAACGGCTCCGCGAGATCGCCGAGCAGGTCCTCCGCGGCCGTGACCGGATCGCGGTGGAGGACGTCCTTGAGCGGGACTGGGAGACGGCGCGCCGCGTGCTGGCGGACCTGGCGTCCGCGCACCTGCATCCCGAGCTGCCGTACAGGCTCGTCTGGTCGGACGGCCTGGCCGTCCGGCCGGGAGGCTCGCCCACGTGGATGTCGCCCGGCTGGTTCGAGAGGACGGCCCCGTGAGCGTTGACCCGCAGGTTCTGGCCCGTGCCCGCGCCCGGGTTCTGGGAACGCCGGTGATGGCGGTGTCGGAGCCCGTCCCCGCCGGTGCCAACGGCGTGTCGGACGGCACGCGCGTATGGCTGCTGCCCATCTGGCCGGACGGCGCCACCCCGGCCCTCCTGGAGGAGTACGAGACGGCGCCGATGCCGCTGGACCGCGCAGGACAGGCCCGCCGCGTTCTCGCCGCCGCGCTCCGCTGCTGCTGGACGCGTCTGGACGACGCGCCCTGGCCGGGAACGCCGGCCAGGGTCGCAGACGTCCTGGAGGTCTACGCGGGCATGTCGCGCGGTGACGCCGATCTCGCCCGCCGATGGGCCACCGGCGAGCTCCGCCGCCTCGCCGACACCGGCTGGCTGCTTTTGGACGAGCCGTCGGGCACGCTGCGCGCCGGACCCCGTGTCGCCCTGTGGGCCGACCAGTCGCTCGCGTCTCTGCGCGACCTGCTCCGCCGTCTTCCCGAACCACCCGCATCGACGCCTCCCCCGGTATCGGATCCCGCTTCCGAAGACGAGTCTGCCGCCCTCCCCGCACCCGCCGCCCCGACTTCGGCACCTGTGGATAACCCGCCGGAGGCGCTGGATGAGTGAGGTGTTCGAGCCCCTGCTGCGGTCCTTCGACGAGCGGCGGCGGGCGGAGGTCGTCGCCGCCTACATGGCGGTGGAGCACGCCGCCGAGCCGGTTCCGGAGGTGCGGTTCGCGGCGCTGCGCGAGCCCGCGCTGAGGCGCGCCGTCGAGGAGATGCTCGCGCTCGGAGGGCGGACCCTCGTCCGCTCGGACCAGACGCGGTGGATCTCCGGCTACCGCGACGACGTCGCGGCGGAGCTGGCCCGCGAGCCCGGGTGCGTCCCGCCGGTCCGGGAGCGGGCGGTGCTGGCCCTGGTGCTGATCCACTCGGTGGCGATCCCGCGCGCGGCGGGCCTGCTGGCGGACGACTCGTGGCTGTCGCCGCATCCGACACCGCTGGACGAGCTGCGCCGCCGCACGCAGCTGCCGGTCGGGGAGCTGGAGGCGGCGCTGCGGCGGCTGCGGCTGGCGGGCCTGGTGTCGCAGGTCAAGGCGGGTGCCGACGACGCGGGCGGGTTCGTCCCGGGGCCGCAGTTCCACCGGCTGACGGCCGGGGCGCGGCGCCGCCTGCAGGAGGAGCTGATCCTCGCCGCGGGACCGGACTCGCCGCTGGCCGCGGCGATCCGGGCGCGCCGCCGGGGACGGGAACGCGATCAGGGGGAGAACAGATGACGGCCGTCCTCGAACCGCTGGTGCCGGGTCCCGCGCGCGACGCGGAGAACATCGTCGGCGGCCGGACGCTCGTGGCCGTCCAGGCGGTGAACATCTCGCGGTTGTCCACGCATCCGGTGCCGACCGTGCCGGGGACGCTGATCGTGGTCGCCGGGCAGGGCCCGAAGGACTCCAACGGCGCGGGCAAGTCGTCGTTCATCGCGGCCATCACCGCGCTCCTCGGTGACGAGCAGTGGCGGTTCGCGTCCGGCGCGCGGGCCGTGGCGGAGCTGCTGTTCAACGCCGAGCTGGCGGCGCAGGGGGACAGCCGGTGGGCGAGCGCCGACCACGGCTACATCGTCGGCGTCTTCGACTACGCCGAGCCCAACGGCGAGGACCGCCTGGAGAAGGGCGCTGACAAGGACCCGGAGAAGGCGGGCCCCGAAAAAGAGGGCTCCGATGCCGAGCACGAGCCCCAGGACGGCGAGGCCGACACCGGGGAGGACGGCGACACCGCCGTCACGGTGTGGCTCCGGGTGAACGTGGACGCGCCGCACCTGGAGATCCGGTGGCGGCAGGGCGTGTGGCTGGCGTCCGCCCCGTCCGAGGCTGGACGGGTCGCGCTCGCCGACCGGCTGTGGGCGGGACTGCCGCGCAGCGCGGGACGCAGGGACCTGGTCGCCAAGGACCTCGGCCGCGTCCTGTACGGGGGGCAGGTGCGGTGCGTGTCGTTCCTGTCGACGTCGGTGCGGTCCAAGGTCGCGACGAACCTGCTGTCCCAGCCGCTGAACGAGATCGGCCCCGAGCGGATCTTCAGTGCCATCGCGGCGCTGACCGGGCTGGACCGGGAGCTGGAGGCCGAGCGCAGGTCCCGCGCGGAGGAGCACCGCGAGCGGGCCAAGGCGGTGGAGGCCGCCGAGCGGCTGGCGGGGTGGGAGCGCGAGGCGGCGGCGCTGCTGAAGACGTTCGACCGGCGCGACCGGGCCCGCGACGAGGTCGCGGCGGCGCTGCGGCACTGGCGGACGCGGCAGGCGCGGCTGCTGGTGGACGCGGCGGACGCCGACGCCGCGCACGCCGCCGCGCAGGAGCGGCTGCGCGCCGAGGGCGAGGAGCTGGCGGCCGCGGCGAAGGCGGCCGACCGGGAGATCGAGCAGCTCACCGGCGGCGCCCTGGACGCCCGTGTCGGCGAGGCGGACGCGGCGCTCGCCGACCTCAAGGGCCAGGCGGACGAGCTGGGCGCGGACAAGGCGGTGGCCCGCAACCGCCTCGACGAGCTGCGCCGGCGGGTGTCGGCGCTGGAGGAGCGGCGGCGGGAGGCGGACGGACGCGACGGCGAGACCGCGCGCGCGGAGCTGGCCCACGCCGAGGCGCGCCGCGACGAGGCGCAGCAGGAGTTCGGGATGGCGCGGGGCGCGGTGGCGCGCGCCGAGCGGTCGCTGGCCGAGGCGGAGGCGGGCGAGAGCAGCGCGCCCGCGCAGCTGCGGGCGCTGGCCGCCGCGGGGATCGGCGCGGTCGGCCTGCTGGACGCGGTGGAGCTGGCGGAGGACGTCCGCGAGCGGTGGGAGGCCGCCCTGTGGCCCTACCGCGAGGCCGTGGTCGTCGCCACCGCCGACCTCGACGCGGCGGCGGGCGCGCTGAAGGACCTCCCCGGCTCCATGATCGTCCCCGCCGACGATGCACCGGCGGGCGACGCGCCCGGGCCCGCGGGTGCGAAGCCCGCGAACGCCGAGCCCGCAAGCGCCGGACGTGCGGCCGAGGTCCCCGCCGACACAGGGCCCGCGGACGATGCACTGGCGGGAGACGCGCCTGCCGACGCCGTGACTGCGGGGAACGCGTCCGTCGGCGACATACGCGCGCGGGCGCATCCGCGAGGGGTGCGGTGTGATCTGCCACTGGGCGGGTTCTTCGCGTCGCTGGAGAACGAGGGTGTCGTCATCATCGGCGGGTTCCCCGAGCCCGTGACGGGGAAGGTCGCGCGGGTCCAGGCCGCACGCGCGGCGCTGGAGACGGCGAACGAGGCCCTGGAGACGGCGCGTCGGGCGACGTCCGACGCCGCCGCCGATGTCGCTCTCGCCGGGCGGCGTCTTGCGGGGGCGCGCGCGGCCGCCGAGCTGGACGACGTCCGCGGGCGGATGGCGGAGTTGCGGGAGCGCTTGGAAGAGCTGGCGGGAAGCGAGTCGCGCCTCGGGCCACGGCTCGGGTCGGCCGAGCAGACGCTGCGCAGGCTCCAGGCGAAGGCGGACACGCGCGCGCTGGAGGTGGACCGGCTGCGCGGGCGCAAGGAGGCGCACGAGCGCGAGCGCGACCGGCTGCGCCGCGCGGCGTCCGAGCTGGCGGACAAGCGCGCCGCCCTCGGCCTGGACGGGCTGGAGAAGGACTGGGGCGGCTCCCGCGAAGGCGCCGCCGAGCGGCTGTCCGGGCTGGACGACGACGAGGCCACCTGGACGCCCGCGGAGTGGTGGCACACCGCGGAGAAGCACCTGTCGGAGGCGCTGCGCCGCGTCTTCCCCGACGGGCCGTCCGATGAGGACATGCCGGAGGAGATGCGGTTCCTTCTGCGTGAGCGCGCCGAGGGCGAGGGGCGCCGCACCGACCGGGAGCAGGCCACGTTCCCCCGCCTGGTGAAGGCGGTGGAGGGCTACCTGCGCCAGCAGGAGGACTACGAGCGGCACCAGCGGCGGCAGATCGAGGTGCAGCTGTCGGGACGCCGCGCGGACCTCGGCAAGGCGCAGACGGGCGCGCGGGAGGCGGCGGGCGCCGCCGAGGCGCACCGGACCGCGCTGACCGCCGCGATCCGCGCGCGGCTCCAGCGGGTGTCGGAGGAGTTCGAGAAGCTGGACGTGGCGTACGGCGGGTACGGGGCGACGCTGGAGTTCCCCACGCCGGAGCAGCCCGGCGACCCCGAGCAGGAGTGGCGGTGGCGGGTGACGCCGAAGTGGCGCCGCTCGGAGGGGCAGCGCCACGTCCCCTACAACCGGCGCGCGAACACCGCGCTGATGGACGAGAAGGCCGTCAAGCTGGTGTGCGCGGCGGCGCTGGCGAGCTCGGGCGGGGGACGGCTGTGCCTCGTCCTGGACGAGCTGGGCCGCAACCTCGGCAAGGAGCACCGCAAGGAGGCCGTCGCGCTGTTCCGCAAGATCGGCGAGACGCACGGGATCACCGTGATCGGCGCGCTCCAGGACGACATGGAGCCGTACGCGATCGACGCGTGCGGGCAGTACGTGAAGCTGCGCCGCTCGTCCGACACGATGCCCTACAACGAGCCGCCGGTCGTGGTCGGCCACGACGAGCACGAGCCGCGCGTGCGGAGGCTCGCGGCCCTCATCACGGCCGCGCGGCCCGCGCCGGACGAGGGGACAATGGGGGAAAGTCCAGAAACGGTGTGAGGAGCGGCCCGTGGCGCGGTGGCGGGTGTCGGGTTTCGAGGAGATCCGCGAGCTGGGCAGCGGGGCGCAGGGACGGGTCGTCCTCGCGCGGCACGCGTCGCGGGGCACCCCCGTCGCGATCAAGTATCTGCCCGCGGACGCCGATCCGGCCGCGCGGGAGCGGTTCCGGCACGAGGCGCGGATGCTCGGCCGGGTCGATGACCCGCACGTGGCGCGGCTGTACCGGCTCGTCGAGCACGGCGACGACCTGGCGATCGTGATGGAGGCGGTGGACGGCGTCCCGTTCAAGGACGTCCTCGGCCGGTACGGGACGCTGGAGCCGGAGGCGGCGCTGACCGTGCTGAAGGGGTCGCTGCTGGGACTCGCGGCCGCCCACGCGGCCGGGGTCGTCCACCGCGACTACAAGCCCGCGAACGTGATCGTCCCCGCGGACGGGCGCAGCAAGCTCATCGACTTCGGCATCGCGACGCCGGAGGGCGCGGCGTCGGGCGCGGGCACGCCGCTCTACATGGCGCCCGAGCAGTGGCGCGGCGAGCCCGCCACCGCCGCCACCGACGTCTACGCCGCCACCTGCGTGTTCTTCGAGTGCCTGACGGGCCGCCGCCCGTACGGGGCGGGCGACCGGGCGTCGATCATGGCGGGGCACCTGTCGGGGGACGTGCCGGCGGAGGAGTGCACCGGCGCAGCGGCGCCGCTGCGCCCGCTCGTCGCCCGGGGCATGGCCAAGGACCCGGCGGAGCGCCCGCCGGGCGCGGCCGCGTTCGTCGCCGAGCTGGAGGCGGTGGCGCGGGCGGCGTACGGCGCGGACTGGGAGACGCGGGGCGTGCGCGTGCTGGCCGGGAGCGCCGTCGCGCTCGCCGCGCTGTTCCCGCTCGCCGCCGCGGGCCTGGTCCCCGCAGGCGCCGCGGGCGCAGCAGGCGCAGCAGGCGCGGGCGCGGCGGGCGCCGGTTCGTCCGGGATCCTCGCGGCGGTCGGCACGAAGGCGGCCGTGGCGATCGCCGGCACCGCCGTCGTCGGCGCGACGGCGGGCGGCGTCGGCGTCTACCAGGCGTCCCGCCCGGAGCGGCCCCACGCGGCGGCGATGAGGGCCACGCCGGTGCCGCCTGGCGTCCCCTTGAGGATCGGTGGTTTCACGGTGCGGGTCCCGGCCGCCTGGAAGGCCCATCTGATCCCCTATAGAGCGTCGGTATTGCCGGAAGGGGCACGCCGACCCGACAGCTACTACGTCGCCACGGCGGGCGGCTGCGACTTCATGCTCCGCCGTGGCGGCGTCTACCCGGGCCAGTCCTCGTGCCCGGGATTCTTCGTGATGGGCGCCAGCTTCCTGGACGACTCGTCCTCCTACATCGCGGCCCGGTACCGGGTCGGCGACACCTACGCCTCGCTCTTCGGCCAGGACGAGGGGATGAGCTGCCCCGACCGGGAGAAGCTGCGCGCCGTGGACGTCGGGCACGGCGCCACGCGGACGGTGAACCGGCTCGCCCCCATCGGCCCGAGGATGGCCGAGTACCGCGAATGGCTCGTCCCCTGTTACACGCGCGAGGACCGCGACGGGTACGGCCCCACCCGCAGGACCCGGTTCTCCTACACCGAGCGTCTGTGGTACCTGCCGCAGTCGAAGCTCCTGGTGGCGGACCTGCGGCGCACACCGGACCTGGAGCGGATCCTCACCGGAGCACGCTGGCTCTAGACCGGCCTCCTCAGCCGTCGGTGAGGCCGAGTCCCTCGGCCTCCGCCGCGAGCCGCGCGGCGGCGGCCGCGGAGCCCGCCGCGTCCAGCTCGTGCGCCAGCTGCTCCAGTTCCGCGCCGCCCGCCATCAGCGCGGTGAGCTCCTCCCGGGTGATCTCGTCCTTGGTGCGGTGGCCGATGCTCCGGCCGCGGTTGAGGATCAGGAAGCGGTCCCCGACCGGGTAGGCGTGGTGCGGGTTGTGGGTGATGAAGATGACGGCGAGGCCCCGCTCCCGCGCCTGGACGATGTAGCGGAGCACGACCCCGGCCTGCTTGACGCCGAGCGCCGCGGTCGGCTCGTCCAGGACGAGGGCCTTGGCGCCGAAGTAGACGGCGCGGGCGATGGCCACGCACTGGCGTTCCCCGCCCGACAGGGTCCCGATGGGCTGGTCGACGTCGCGCAGGTCGATGCCCATCGCGGACAGCTCGGCGCGGGTGGTGGCCCGCATGAAACCGATGTCGAGCCGCCCGGGGCCCTTGCGCCGCTCCGAGCCGAGGAAGAAGTTGCGCCAGACCGGCATCAGCGGGACGACCGCCAGGTCCTGGTAGACGGTGGCGATGCCCCGGTCCAGCGCGTCCCGGGGCGAGCCGAACGAGACGGGCTCGCCCTGCACCTCGTAGGTGCCGGTGTCGTGCCGGTGCAACCCCGCGATGATCTTGATGAGGGTGGACTTGCCCGCGCCGT carries:
- a CDS encoding response regulator transcription factor, whose amino-acid sequence is MARGLSNRGIADELVISPATVARHVTNILTKLGFASRAQIAVWAVGNDRANDS
- a CDS encoding LuxR C-terminal-related transcriptional regulator; amino-acid sequence: MTTLNTPARTNLPAEPNAFVGRDRDVGDLRRLLEDMRAVTLCGPGGIGKTRLALHVAHAMVSVHPEGVWFVELADVRPDGTPEPIARRVAAVLDIAEEDDRPLAETLMDALDGPSVLLVLDNCEHVVDECAALTGMLLARCRRLRVLATSREPLRLPCENVWRVPPLEPDEAARLFVERARAARPGFDRTRAVEEVTRALDGVPLALELAAARVRVLSVEQIARRLADRFRLLSAGDRSAPIRQRTLRAAIDWSHDLLDGPERTLLRRLSVFAGWTLDQAEQVCGDDVLDTGEVLDLLTALVDKSLVTVTGEAAGEVRFRLLDSIREYAAERLEAAGEDAQFRLRHRDAVLEAAERHGEIAVAEIPGSWQERVALFRLYDAELGNVRAALSWSLERGDIEEGLRICTALRSYWIVRGRVAEWAEWTDRFLARGPALPAGVLGAGLAGRAQLAAGVRDFTQAQRYAEEALGPCRASGDDFMTASSLITIAEALTRAGRTADAVARLDEADAIAAAPGQEWNRAYALATRGYLLIRGSRLREARDRLAAAAAIMRDIGQLWGASHAMIGLGRLAELRGDHDAARGHYAEVLPILAEIGARPEMARALAGLGRVALERGDAPGAREALAQSLTLSRSSGIRLDVARALDAFTGLLAHEGDARGAVLLAGAASALREAAGRHPGAGARQERTLAPIRRTLGDPLVTQFWAEGRAMPADDAAAYALNPAPQQSPGGQLPPASDTTLPPGTPPTRPTTDATLPRGAPPPEPAGDAAFPPGGPPARPSTDAASSAPKVPPPREPTPSKQPPSVPPARPGTGFLTPREQEVVALVARGLSNRGIADELVISPATVARHVTNILTKLGFASRAQIAVWAVGNDRASDS
- a CDS encoding ATP-binding cassette domain-containing protein, whose translation is MTGEGAGGVTGAGPGGRGVPLVRLTGVGKSYGTVLALRDVDLEAAEGEVTCVLGDNGAGKSTLIKIIAGLHRHDTGTYEVQGEPVSFGSPRDALDRGIATVYQDLAVVPLMPVWRNFFLGSERRKGPGRLDIGFMRATTRAELSAMGIDLRDVDQPIGTLSGGERQCVAIARAVYFGAKALVLDEPTAALGVKQAGVVLRYIVQARERGLAVIFITHNPHHAYPVGDRFLILNRGRSIGHRTKDEITREELTALMAGGAELEQLAHELDAAGSAAAAARLAAEAEGLGLTDG
- a CDS encoding class I adenylate-forming enzyme family protein, producing the protein MISHDSGAAYPAVTVTEAVLRPGRAVHGKRRAVVDAVSGRSITHAALAAEVAPASAALAGEGVEPGDVVGLHLADGPEFAIALHAVLAAGAVPLPLRASDPAGLLDAARVRTVIAGAAPSGRFLRAVKAAGVERVLGLGGRAGGRAAAPEVRADPARDTALAVGVGGGPPRLVRLTHAEVVAGLVRVADAGLIGGADTVLTALPFTGALGLNGVLNPVLRLGATVVALPDAGRHDLLRAVQDHRATVAVLPPALVEALARERGATHFDLGSLRTVVAAGGPLAADDARAAAARVGCPVRRAYGMAEAAGLTHLNLWAAEEGALDSVGRGLPGVSWRIVHPRTRAVQASYHRGELCVRVPDTARWIPTGDAAFADDHGRVFILGRLGPRP
- a CDS encoding serine/threonine-protein kinase, whose translation is MARWRVSGFEEIRELGSGAQGRVVLARHASRGTPVAIKYLPADADPAARERFRHEARMLGRVDDPHVARLYRLVEHGDDLAIVMEAVDGVPFKDVLGRYGTLEPEAALTVLKGSLLGLAAAHAAGVVHRDYKPANVIVPADGRSKLIDFGIATPEGAASGAGTPLYMAPEQWRGEPATAATDVYAATCVFFECLTGRRPYGAGDRASIMAGHLSGDVPAEECTGAAAPLRPLVARGMAKDPAERPPGAAAFVAELEAVARAAYGADWETRGVRVLAGSAVALAALFPLAAAGLVPAGAAGAAGAAGAGAAGAGSSGILAAVGTKAAVAIAGTAVVGATAGGVGVYQASRPERPHAAAMRATPVPPGVPLRIGGFTVRVPAAWKAHLIPYRASVLPEGARRPDSYYVATAGGCDFMLRRGGVYPGQSSCPGFFVMGASFLDDSSSYIAARYRVGDTYASLFGQDEGMSCPDREKLRAVDVGHGATRTVNRLAPIGPRMAEYREWLVPCYTREDRDGYGPTRRTRFSYTERLWYLPQSKLLVADLRRTPDLERILTGARWL
- a CDS encoding chromosome partitioning protein ParA: MTAVLEPLVPGPARDAENIVGGRTLVAVQAVNISRLSTHPVPTVPGTLIVVAGQGPKDSNGAGKSSFIAAITALLGDEQWRFASGARAVAELLFNAELAAQGDSRWASADHGYIVGVFDYAEPNGEDRLEKGADKDPEKAGPEKEGSDAEHEPQDGEADTGEDGDTAVTVWLRVNVDAPHLEIRWRQGVWLASAPSEAGRVALADRLWAGLPRSAGRRDLVAKDLGRVLYGGQVRCVSFLSTSVRSKVATNLLSQPLNEIGPERIFSAIAALTGLDRELEAERRSRAEEHRERAKAVEAAERLAGWEREAAALLKTFDRRDRARDEVAAALRHWRTRQARLLVDAADADAAHAAAQERLRAEGEELAAAAKAADREIEQLTGGALDARVGEADAALADLKGQADELGADKAVARNRLDELRRRVSALEERRREADGRDGETARAELAHAEARRDEAQQEFGMARGAVARAERSLAEAEAGESSAPAQLRALAAAGIGAVGLLDAVELAEDVRERWEAALWPYREAVVVATADLDAAAGALKDLPGSMIVPADDAPAGDAPGPAGAKPANAEPASAGRAAEVPADTGPADDALAGDAPADAVTAGNASVGDIRARAHPRGVRCDLPLGGFFASLENEGVVIIGGFPEPVTGKVARVQAARAALETANEALETARRATSDAAADVALAGRRLAGARAAAELDDVRGRMAELRERLEELAGSESRLGPRLGSAEQTLRRLQAKADTRALEVDRLRGRKEAHERERDRLRRAASELADKRAALGLDGLEKDWGGSREGAAERLSGLDDDEATWTPAEWWHTAEKHLSEALRRVFPDGPSDEDMPEEMRFLLRERAEGEGRRTDREQATFPRLVKAVEGYLRQQEDYERHQRRQIEVQLSGRRADLGKAQTGAREAAGAAEAHRTALTAAIRARLQRVSEEFEKLDVAYGGYGATLEFPTPEQPGDPEQEWRWRVTPKWRRSEGQRHVPYNRRANTALMDEKAVKLVCAAALASSGGGRLCLVLDELGRNLGKEHRKEAVALFRKIGETHGITVIGALQDDMEPYAIDACGQYVKLRRSSDTMPYNEPPVVVGHDEHEPRVRRLAALITAARPAPDEGTMGESPETV